In Arachis hypogaea cultivar Tifrunner chromosome 17, arahy.Tifrunner.gnm2.J5K5, whole genome shotgun sequence, a single window of DNA contains:
- the LOC112767171 gene encoding sorting nexin 2B: MMGSENQSSEVSEPTEQMHNLVLHDEHDNDNNDHNGDDPLGIKSYSNYRSAMSTLSDTHHPLADTDPLLSPPSPRRHHFPDTSSYIDPPSYNDAVFSPFNGAASSVDSPSGSSDSPSFSGSRSPTSEYIKITVSNPIKEQENSNSIVPGGNSYVTYLITTRTNVPEFGGNEFGVRRRFRDVVTLSDRLAESYRGFFIPPRPDKSIVESQVMQKQEFVEQRRVALEKYLRRLGAHPVIGKSDEFRVFLQVQGKLPLPTTTDVASRMLDGAARLPKQLMGESVIGPQEVVQPAKGGRDFMRLFKELKQSMANDWGGSKPPVVEEDKEFLEKKERIQELEQQITNASTQAESLVKAQQDMGETMGELGLAFIKLTKFENEEAVMNTQRVRATDMKGLATAAVKASRFYRELNAQTVKHLDTLHEYLGLMLAVHGAFSDRSSALLTVQTLLSELSTLQSRAEKLEAASSRVFGGDKSRMRKLEELQDTIKVTEDAKNVAIREYERIKENNKSELERLDRERRTDFLNMLKGYVVSQVGYAEKIANVWTKVVEDTGGYVKEST; the protein is encoded by the exons ATGATGGGCTCTGAGAACCAGAGCTCCGAGGTTTCAGAACCCACAGAGCAAATGCACAACCTCGTACTCCACGACGAACACGACAACGACAATAACGACCACAACGGCGACGATCCCCTCGGCATCAAATCGTACTCCAACTACCGCAGTGCCATGTCCACCCTTTCCGACACCCACCACCCTCTCGCCGACACCGATCCCCTCTTATCGCCGCCGTCGCCCCGCCGCCACCACTTCCCTGACACCTCCTCTTACATCGACCCTCCTTCCTATAACGACGCCGTTTTCAGCCCCTTCAACGGCGCTGCTTCCTCCGTCGATAGCCCCTCCGGTAGCTCCGACAGCCCCTCCTTCTCTGGATCTCGTTCCCCGACCTCGGAGTACATAAAGATCACCGTATCGAACCCTATCAAGGAGCAGGAGAATTCCAATTCCATCGTTCCCGGCGGTAACAGCTATGTTACCTACTTGATCACGACGAGGACGAATGTGCCAGAGTTCGGAGGGAATGAATTCGGAGTCCGGAGAAGGTTCCGGGACGTGGTCACGCTTTCCGACAGACTGGCAGAGTCGTACCGGGGCTTCTTCATCCCACCAAGACCAGATAAAAGCATAGTGGAGAGCCAG GTTATGCAGAAGCAGGAGTTTGTGGAGCAGAGGAGGGTTGCCCTGGAGAAGTACCTGCGGCGACTCGGAGCACACCCGGTGATAGGAAAGAGTGATGAGTTCAGGGTGTTCCTGCAGGTTCAGGGGAAGCTCCCATTACCAACGACTACTGATGTGGCGTCGAGGATGCTGGACGGTGCGGCAAGGCTTCCCAAGCAGTTGATGGGGGAAAGTGTGATTGGGCCACAGGAGGTTGTGCAACCCGCGAAAGGGGGAAGGGATTTTATGAGGCTGTTTAAGGAGTTGAAGCAGTCGATGGCCAATGACTGGGGAGGTTCTAAGCCGCCAGTTGTGGAGGAAGATAAAGAGTTCCTTGAAAAGAAGGAAAGGATTCAAGAGCTTGAGCAGCAGATCACTAATGCATCTACACAG GCTGAATCACTTGTCAAAGCTCAGCAAGATATGGGAGAAACCATGGGTGAACTAGGGTTGGCATTCATAAAACTGACTAAATTTGAGAATGAGGAAGCTGTCATGAATACGCAGAGGGTACGGGCTACGGATATGAAGGGTTTAGCAACAGCTGCTGTCAAAGCTAGCAGATTCTATCGAGAATTAAATGCTCAAACAGTGAAGCACTTG GATACACTTCACGAATATCTTGGATTGATGTTGGCTGTCCATGGCGCATTCTCAGACCGTTCAAGTGCATTATTGACAGTGCAGACTCTCCTATCAGAACTATCCACTTTGCAGTCTAGAGCTGAAAAACTTGAAGCGGCATCATCCAGAGTTTTTGGGGGTGACAAATCAAGGATGCGGAAGTTAGAGGAGCTACAAGATACCATAAAAGTTACTGAAGATGCTAAAAACGTGGCAATTAGGGAATATGAGCGGATCAAG GAGAACAATAAGAGTGAACTGGAAAGGCTTGATAGAGAGAGGCGAACAGACTTCTTAAACATGTTGAAAGGATACGTTGTTAGTCAG GTGGGGTATGCTGAGAAAATAGCAAATGTATGGACAAAAGTTGTTGAAGATACTGGTGGATATGTGAAAGAAAGCACTTGA